In one Labeo rohita strain BAU-BD-2019 unplaced genomic scaffold, IGBB_LRoh.1.0 scaffold_96, whole genome shotgun sequence genomic region, the following are encoded:
- the dram2b gene encoding DNA damage-regulated autophagy modulator protein 2b, which yields MWWFQEGLCVLPVALVIWTASTFIFAYITAVILRHVDPLVPYISDTGTVAPERCVFGLMLNVSAFLGVATMYVRYKQLHALVDADDTHLTRLNRVGFVLGCGSSLGMCVVANFQKTTLFSMHLVGAMLTFGVGALYILVQTVLSYLMQPHIHSKTMFWTRLSICVWTFTSIVSMFVSSMIMYSTLSGTDVNKKLHWMPGEPGYTPHIVSTISEWSLALSFISFFFTYIRDFKKINLRAEAELQSNHLYNSHHYRPVPSRGPSETSPLLAGSI from the exons ATGTGGTGGTTTCAGGAGGGTTTGTGCGTCCTGCCCGTGGCGCTGGTCATCTGGACCGCCAGCACCTTCATCTTCGCTTACATCACGGCCGTCATCCTGAGACATGTGGACCCGCTGGTGCCTTACATCAG TGACACGGGAACGGTGGCGCCAGAGAGATGCGTGTTTGGACTCATGCTGAATGTGTCGGCCTTCTTAG GTGTCGCTACTATGTACGTGCGTTATAAGCAGCTACATGCACTCGTGGATGCTGACGACACCCATCTGACGCGCCTCAATCGGGTAGGGTTCGTTCTGGGCTGCGGAAGCTCACTCGGGATGTGCGTCGTCGCAAACTTCCAG AAAACCACTCTGTTCTCGATGCACCTGGTGGGCGCCATGCTGACGTTCGGCGTGGGCGCTCTCTACATCCTGGTCCAGACGGTGCTGTCATACCTCATGCAGCCGCACATCCACAGCAAAACCATGTTCTGGACGCGTCTGAGCATCTGCGTCTGGACCTTCACGAGCATCGTCAGCA TGTTTGTGTCGTCTATGATCATGTACAGCACTCTGTCAGGAACCGACGTCAACAAGAAGCTGCACTGGATGCCCGGAGAACCT gGTTACACGCCGCACATCGTCAGCACAATATCTGAATGGTCTCTGGCTCTGTCCTTCATCAGCTTCTTCTTCACCTACATACGAGACTTTAAG AAGATCAACCTGCGAGCAGAAGCGGAGCTTCAGAGCAACCACTTGTACAATTCGCACCATTACCGGCCCGTTCCTTCACGCGGGCCCTCGGAGACATCTCCGCTGCTCGCTGGCAGCATCTGA
- the dennd2db gene encoding DENN/MADD domain containing 2Db, with translation MSRDKRRTGQQQQTPTDTDILVEMDHGAMKKISSVFSTLQEKLHKTKRSSSDPGVYASPAAAPPAGRERSHMGQLFFEYLLVVSLRKKRNEEGYEPHITYQFPKREVMGRLQREEEEKCMKAAHLFCFPEGINWAPLTEYRSETFSFVLTEVDGSRRNGYCRRLLPDGRGARVPEAYCIISRVACFGLFSKIFDEVEKRRQISKAMIYPFMQSLREAPLPAPGNTVTISSFIPDAGTEIISLTRPVESWLEHVDFRSLFRCLNHEEVLMVFAAVVMERRIIFISEELSTLSQVLHAVTALLYPFVWQHTFISIVPTVLIDVCAAPTPYLLGVQKNMLDLLTDDSDLMIVDLSPGAETKFITRMGDEESLLPAKLKEELLSCLSARKHDASTEELNSLVSEAFLSIFIKTVGHFSHHVKKSGNTRLFHKKSFLKAVEHKSHLNFVKLFIQTQMFDLFIQEEETQPNPNAFFHRKVSEYNERKKKEKMKAGWVRGVVV, from the exons CTGATATTCTGGTGGAAATGGATCACGGAGCCATGAAGAAGATCAGCTCCGTCTTCTCAACGCTTCAGGAGAAATTACACAAAACCA aGCGCAGCTCCTCTGATCCCGGCGTTTATGCGTCTCCGGCCGCGGCGCCTCCTGCGGGACGAGAGCGCAGTCACATGGGTCAGCTGTTCTTCGAGTATCTGCTGGTGGTCAGtctgaggaagaagaggaacGAGGAAGGTTACGAGCCCCACATCACATACCAGTTCCCCAAG cgtGAGGTGATGGGGCGTCTGCAGCGTGAGGAAGAGGAGAAGTGTATGAAGGCCGCTCATCTCTTCTGTTTCCCAGAAGGAATCAACTGGGCTCCTCTGACTGAATACAGgag CGAGACGTTCTCGTTCGTTCTGACTGAAGTGGACGGCAGCAGGAGGAACGGATACTGCAGGAGGCTGCTG CCGGACGGGCGTGGCGCTCGTGTTCCGGAGGCGTACTGCATCATCAGTCGCGTGGCGTGTTTCGGACTCTTCTCAAAG atCTTCGACGAGGTGGAGAAGCGGCGTCAGATCTCCAAAGCCATGATCTACCCGTTCATGCAGAGCCTACGGGAGGCGCCGTTACCCGCGCCCGGAAACACCGTCACCATCAGCAGCTTCATCCCGGACGCCGGCACAGAG ATCATCAGCCTGACGCGGCCCGTGGAGTCGTGGCTCGAACACGTGGATTTCCGCTCGCTCTTCCGCTGCCTGAACCACGAGGAGGTGCTGATGGTGTTTGCCGCCGTCGTCATGGAGCGACGAATCATCTTCATCTCTGAGGAGCTCAG CACTCTGTCTCAGGTTCTTCACGCTGTCACGGCTCTGCTGTATCCGTTCGTGTGGCAGCACACGTTCATATCAATCGTTCCTACGGTTCTGATCGACGTGTGCGCGGCGCCGACGCCGTATCTGCTGGGAGTCCAGAAGAACATGCTGGATCTGCTGACGGACGACAGCGAC TTGATGATTGTTGATCTGTCGCCTGGAGCAGAAACTAAATTCATCACCAGA ATGGGAGACGAGGAGTCTCTCCTGCCGGCTAAGCTGAAGGAGGAGCTGCTGTCGTGTCTGTCCGCGCGCAAACACGACGCCT CGACGGAGGAGCTGAACAGTCTGGTGTCAGAGGCCTTCCTGTCCATCTTCATCAAGACCGTGGGTCATTTCTCGCATCATGTCAAGAAGAGCGGGAACACGCGCCTGTTTCACAAGAAGAGCTTCCTGAAGGCCGTGGAGCACAAATCGCACCTGAACTTTGTCAAGCTCTTCATCCAGACGCAGATGTTCGACCTGTTCATTCAGGAAGAGGAAACGCAGCCCAACCCCAAtg CATTTTTCCACCGGAAGGTGTCCGAGTATAACGAGAGGAAGAAGAAGGAGAAGATGAAGGCCGGATGGGTACGAGGTGTGGTGGTGTAA